In Aggregatibacter sp. 2125159857, one DNA window encodes the following:
- the asnC gene encoding transcriptional regulator AsnC, with protein MHNIDNLDQQILRVLTKDARTPYAEMAKNFGVSPGTIHVRVEKMRQSGIIEGTKVKINERKLGYDVCGFIGIILKSAKDYDKVIKKLEAIDEVVEAYYTTGNYSIFIKVMTHTIAELHLVLSAKIQLIDEIQSTETLISMQNPILRDIKP; from the coding sequence ATGCACAATATCGACAATTTAGATCAACAAATATTGCGTGTATTAACCAAAGATGCCCGAACCCCTTATGCAGAAATGGCGAAAAATTTTGGTGTTAGCCCCGGCACAATTCATGTTCGGGTGGAAAAAATGCGCCAATCAGGCATTATTGAAGGGACAAAAGTGAAAATCAATGAACGCAAACTGGGTTATGATGTTTGCGGTTTCATTGGCATTATTTTGAAATCGGCAAAAGATTATGACAAAGTGATCAAAAAACTGGAAGCCATTGATGAAGTAGTAGAAGCCTATTACACCACCGGCAATTACTCCATCTTCATTAAAGTCATGACACACACGATTGCCGAACTGCATTTAGTCTTGTCGGCAAAAATTCAATTAATTGATGAGATTCAATCCACAGAAACCTTAATTTCCATGCAGAACCCGATTTTGCGTGATATTAAACCGTAA
- the udp gene encoding uridine phosphorylase: protein MSEVFHLGLTKAMLDGAKLAIVPGAPERVERIARLLDRPKFLASTREFTSWLGYIEEHAVVVCSTGIGGPSVSIAVEELAQLGVRTFLRIGTTGAIQPHINVGDLLVTTGAVRLDGASRHFAPLEYPAVANFECTEALYKVAKEEVGDAVHVGITASSDTFYPGQERYDTYTGKIYRHFQGSLKQWQELNVMNYEMESATLFTMCSALGLRAGMIAGAIVNRTQQEIPNEATIQSTEETAIHVVVKAAGLLV from the coding sequence ATGTCAGAAGTCTTTCACCTTGGCTTAACGAAAGCCATGTTAGATGGGGCTAAATTAGCCATCGTCCCGGGCGCACCGGAGCGTGTGGAACGCATTGCACGCTTATTAGATCGCCCCAAATTCCTCGCCTCCACCCGCGAATTTACCTCTTGGCTCGGCTATATTGAGGAACATGCCGTAGTCGTATGTTCCACCGGTATTGGCGGACCATCGGTTTCCATCGCGGTAGAAGAATTAGCCCAACTCGGTGTGCGTACTTTCTTACGTATCGGCACAACCGGTGCCATCCAACCGCACATTAATGTCGGTGATTTATTAGTCACAACTGGTGCTGTACGTCTTGATGGTGCCAGCCGTCATTTTGCGCCGTTAGAATATCCTGCCGTAGCAAACTTTGAGTGTACCGAAGCCCTTTACAAAGTCGCCAAAGAAGAGGTCGGCGATGCTGTCCATGTGGGTATCACCGCCTCTTCCGACACCTTCTATCCGGGACAAGAACGTTACGACACCTATACCGGCAAAATTTATCGTCATTTCCAAGGTTCATTAAAACAATGGCAAGAACTGAACGTCATGAACTACGAAATGGAATCGGCTACCTTGTTCACCATGTGCTCTGCCCTTGGTTTACGTGCCGGCATGATCGCAGGCGCTATCGTCAACCGCACCCAACAAGAAATCCCGAATGAGGCGACGATTCAATCCACGGAAGAAACCGCCATTCATGTGGTAGTGAAAGCGGCTGGCTTGTTAGTGTAA
- a CDS encoding MarR family winged helix-turn-helix transcriptional regulator, translating into MIKKELKRINLTHPQFVVLASLAYLSQNENEVTQVMISKLSEIDVMTVSQILSLLEKHHFVERKEHSRDTRAKVVMLKKKGEEILKTAVPLVEKIDELFFGKLNSHEEQFKHFLIKLNKE; encoded by the coding sequence ATGATAAAAAAGGAGCTGAAGAGAATAAATCTGACACACCCTCAATTTGTTGTTCTGGCTTCTCTTGCTTATCTATCACAAAACGAGAACGAAGTTACACAAGTTATGATTTCAAAACTCTCTGAGATAGATGTCATGACGGTATCTCAGATACTGAGTTTATTAGAAAAACATCATTTTGTAGAAAGAAAAGAACACTCAAGAGATACCAGAGCAAAAGTTGTTATGTTGAAAAAAAAGGGAGAAGAAATATTAAAAACAGCTGTTCCGTTAGTTGAGAAAATTGATGAGTTATTTTTTGGAAAACTAAATAGTCATGAAGAACAATTTAAACATTTTCTCATTAAATTAAACAAAGAATAA
- a CDS encoding polyketide cyclase: MEFSFSLKIKTTKEDVWNYYANIEKWYHWETDLKNITLNGKFETGSYGTMELEGMPPMEYQLTLVKPFEEFWDKTETPFGDILFGHQIIDNHDGSVNIKHTVILENEDEQHLDFLKHVFSDVPQSIFILKNLLEK, encoded by the coding sequence ATGGAATTCAGCTTTAGTTTAAAAATTAAAACCACAAAAGAAGATGTGTGGAATTACTATGCAAATATTGAAAAATGGTATCACTGGGAAACCGATTTAAAAAATATAACACTGAACGGAAAATTCGAGACGGGTTCATATGGAACGATGGAACTTGAAGGGATGCCTCCCATGGAATATCAACTTACTCTTGTAAAACCTTTTGAAGAATTTTGGGATAAGACAGAGACACCTTTTGGAGATATCCTTTTCGGTCATCAAATAATTGATAATCATGACGGAAGTGTAAATATAAAACATACTGTAATTTTAGAAAATGAAGATGAGCAACATTTAGACTTTTTAAAACACGTTTTTTCAGACGTTCCACAGTCCATATTTATCCTAAAAAATCTCTTAGAAAAATAA
- the mnmE gene encoding tRNA uridine-5-carboxymethylaminomethyl(34) synthesis GTPase MnmE, with protein sequence MKETIVAQATAPGRGGIGILRVSGPKATDVAQAVLGKCPKPRMADYLPFKDADGTVLDQGIALYFKGPNSFTGEDVLELQGHGGQVVLDLLLKRILLIDGIRLARPGEFSEQAFLNDKLDLAQAEAIADLIDASSEQAARSALKSLQGEFSNKVNQLVDSVIYLRTYVEAAIDFPDEEIDFLADGKIEGHLNGIIAQLDQVRAEAKQGSILREGMKVVIAGRPNAGKSSLLNALAGREAAIVTDIAGTTRDVLREHIHLDGMPLHIIDTAGLRDATDEVERIGISRAWSEIEQADRILLMLDSSDAEQDLIKVRSEFLAKLPNTIPVTLIRNKADLTGETERLYEQDGYTVVNLSAKTQQGVDLLREHLKQAMGYQTGIEGGFLARRRHLEALEQAAQHLQTGHIQLTQFHAGELLAEELRMVQDALSEITGQFTSDDLLTNIFSSFCIGK encoded by the coding sequence ATGAAAGAAACAATCGTTGCTCAAGCCACTGCGCCGGGGCGTGGCGGTATTGGCATTTTACGTGTATCCGGCCCGAAGGCCACTGATGTGGCACAAGCGGTATTAGGAAAATGCCCCAAACCACGTATGGCAGATTATTTGCCCTTTAAAGATGCGGATGGCACCGTGTTAGATCAAGGGATTGCATTGTATTTTAAAGGGCCAAATTCCTTTACCGGTGAAGACGTGCTTGAACTTCAGGGGCACGGAGGACAGGTCGTATTAGATCTGTTGCTAAAGCGTATTTTACTTATTGATGGCATTCGACTCGCGCGCCCAGGCGAGTTTTCTGAGCAGGCATTTTTGAACGATAAATTGGATTTAGCCCAAGCGGAAGCGATTGCCGATTTAATTGATGCCAGTTCCGAACAGGCGGCTCGTTCAGCCCTAAAATCGTTGCAAGGCGAGTTTTCCAATAAAGTGAATCAGCTTGTGGATTCCGTCATTTATTTGCGTACTTATGTGGAGGCGGCGATTGATTTTCCGGATGAAGAGATTGATTTTCTTGCCGATGGCAAAATTGAAGGGCATTTGAATGGCATTATTGCGCAGTTGGACCAGGTTCGTGCCGAAGCGAAGCAAGGTTCTATTTTGCGTGAAGGGATGAAAGTGGTCATTGCAGGCCGTCCGAATGCAGGTAAGTCCAGTTTGTTGAATGCCCTTGCCGGACGTGAAGCGGCCATTGTCACAGACATTGCCGGTACTACGCGGGATGTATTGCGAGAACATATCCACTTAGATGGCATGCCATTACATATTATTGATACTGCGGGGTTACGTGATGCGACAGATGAGGTGGAGCGCATTGGTATTTCGCGTGCATGGAGTGAAATTGAACAGGCGGATCGGATTTTATTGATGCTGGACAGCAGTGATGCCGAACAAGATTTAATAAAAGTGCGGTCGGAATTTCTGGCAAAATTACCGAACACTATTCCGGTTACCCTTATTCGCAACAAAGCGGATTTAACCGGTGAAACGGAACGTTTATATGAGCAAGACGGTTATACGGTCGTCAATTTGTCCGCAAAAACTCAGCAAGGCGTGGATTTATTGCGTGAGCATTTAAAACAAGCGATGGGGTATCAAACGGGTATCGAAGGGGGCTTCTTAGCACGCCGTCGCCACTTGGAAGCCTTAGAACAGGCGGCACAACATTTACAGACGGGACACATTCAATTAACCCAATTCCATGCCGGTGAATTGTTGGCGGAAGAGTTGCGTATGGTGCAAGATGCCTTAAGTGAAATTACCGGCCAGTTTACCTCTGATGATTTGCTCACGAATATTTTTAGTTCGTTTTGTATCGGGAAATAG
- the greB gene encoding transcription elongation factor GreB, giving the protein MAKSNYITRQGWNVLDRELKFLWKEERPQVTQAVSDAAALGDRSENAEYIYGKRRLREIDRRVRFLTKRLEVLQIVDYSPKQEGKVFFGAWVELENEDGDIKQYRIVGCDEFDPAKNWISIDSPVARALIGKEQDDEITVETPSGKIQLYVNRIWYEKA; this is encoded by the coding sequence ATGGCAAAGTCAAATTACATCACCCGACAAGGCTGGAATGTGCTGGATCGGGAATTAAAATTTTTATGGAAAGAAGAACGCCCACAAGTCACCCAAGCCGTGTCTGATGCTGCTGCGTTAGGCGATCGCAGTGAAAATGCAGAATATATTTACGGCAAGCGTCGCTTACGCGAAATTGACCGTCGAGTGCGTTTTCTCACCAAACGGTTGGAAGTGCTACAAATCGTAGATTATTCGCCAAAGCAAGAAGGCAAAGTATTCTTTGGCGCCTGGGTGGAATTAGAAAATGAAGATGGCGATATCAAACAGTATCGCATTGTCGGTTGTGATGAATTTGATCCGGCAAAAAACTGGATCTCCATTGACTCGCCGGTAGCTCGCGCCTTAATAGGCAAAGAACAAGATGATGAAATTACCGTAGAAACGCCTTCCGGTAAAATCCAGTTATATGTAAATCGTATTTGGTATGAAAAGGCTTAG
- a CDS encoding Tex family protein has product MLNQQISQLIAQELNVRDSQILAAIQLLDDGNTIPFIARYRKEATGGLDDTQLRHFETRLIYLRELEDRRQTILKSIEEQGKLTDELSDKIQATQSKTELEDLYLPFKPKRRTKGQIAIEAGLEPLADLLWNEPKTEPETTALDYVNAEKGVADVKAALDGARYILMERFAEDAGLLAKVRDYLSKNALIVSKVIEGKEAEGTKFQDYFDHQELLKNVPSHRALAMFRGRNEGILQLSLNADPEAEEGSRQSYCEEIIRDYLGVRFNDQPADKWREQVIAWTWKIKVALHLETELMATLREKAEDEAIDVFARNLTALLMAAPAGAKNTMGLDPGLRTGVKVAVVDNTGKLLATDTIYPHTGQMERAMLSIFQLIKQHNVELIAIGNGTASRETERFAKDVIKEIKEHKPQTVVVSEAGASVYSASELAAQEFPDLDVSLRGAVSIARRLQDPLAELVKIEPKAIGVGQYQHDVNQSQLARKLDAVVEDCVNAVGVDLNTASVPLLARVAGMTKTIAQNIVVYRDENGRFDSREQLKKVPRLGPKAFEQCAGFMRIAAGNNPLDASGVHPEAYPVVEKILQATEQSIQDLMGNAGLVRQLDAKQFTDEQFGLPTVQDIFKELEKPGRDPRGEFKTATFAEGVEEITDLKAGMILEGTVTNVTNFGAFVDIGVHQDGLVHISSISDKFVEDPHKVVKTGDVVKVKVLEVDVARRRIALTMRLDESAVKNDGKSDRTLSAKSRSDNARQDRNNSRANNAMGNAFADALKNWKK; this is encoded by the coding sequence ATGTTAAACCAGCAAATTAGCCAACTTATCGCGCAAGAGTTAAATGTACGCGATAGTCAAATTCTTGCCGCCATTCAATTATTAGACGATGGCAACACGATTCCTTTTATCGCCCGTTATCGTAAAGAAGCCACCGGCGGCCTAGACGATACACAATTACGTCATTTTGAAACCCGCTTAATTTATTTACGCGAATTGGAAGACCGTCGCCAAACCATTTTGAAATCCATTGAAGAACAAGGCAAATTAACGGATGAATTGAGTGACAAAATCCAAGCCACGCAAAGCAAAACTGAGTTGGAAGATTTGTATTTACCGTTTAAACCAAAACGCCGTACGAAAGGTCAAATTGCCATTGAGGCGGGGCTTGAGCCATTAGCGGATTTACTTTGGAACGAGCCAAAAACAGAACCGGAAACCACCGCACTTGATTATGTGAATGCGGAGAAAGGGGTGGCCGATGTTAAGGCTGCATTAGATGGCGCTCGCTATATTTTGATGGAACGTTTTGCCGAAGATGCAGGATTATTGGCAAAAGTGCGCGATTATTTAAGCAAAAATGCGCTGATTGTTTCTAAAGTGATTGAGGGTAAAGAGGCGGAAGGTACGAAATTCCAAGATTATTTTGATCACCAAGAGCTGCTTAAAAATGTGCCGTCTCATCGTGCTTTGGCGATGTTCCGTGGCCGTAATGAAGGCATTTTACAATTAAGTTTAAATGCGGATCCTGAAGCGGAAGAGGGGAGTCGCCAGAGTTATTGCGAAGAGATTATTCGTGATTATTTAGGTGTTCGTTTTAATGACCAACCTGCCGATAAATGGCGTGAGCAAGTGATTGCTTGGACATGGAAAATTAAAGTGGCCTTGCATTTGGAAACGGAACTTATGGCAACCTTGCGTGAGAAAGCGGAAGATGAAGCTATTGATGTGTTTGCACGAAATCTGACCGCACTTTTAATGGCTGCTCCGGCAGGCGCCAAGAACACGATGGGGTTAGACCCGGGTCTGCGTACCGGTGTGAAAGTGGCCGTGGTAGATAACACCGGTAAGTTATTGGCAACCGATACTATTTATCCGCACACTGGGCAGATGGAGCGTGCGATGTTATCTATTTTCCAATTAATTAAACAACACAACGTGGAATTGATTGCTATCGGAAATGGGACCGCCTCTCGTGAGACAGAGCGTTTCGCCAAAGACGTGATTAAGGAAATTAAAGAACATAAACCACAAACGGTGGTGGTGAGCGAAGCGGGTGCTTCTGTCTATTCCGCTTCCGAATTGGCTGCGCAGGAATTTCCGGATTTGGATGTATCCTTGCGTGGCGCCGTGTCCATTGCCCGTCGTTTGCAGGATCCGTTGGCAGAATTGGTGAAAATCGAGCCGAAAGCCATTGGCGTGGGGCAGTATCAACATGATGTGAATCAAAGCCAATTAGCGCGTAAATTGGATGCGGTGGTGGAAGACTGTGTAAATGCCGTAGGTGTGGACTTAAACACCGCCTCTGTGCCGTTATTAGCCCGTGTAGCGGGGATGACTAAAACGATTGCTCAAAATATTGTGGTATATCGTGATGAAAACGGGCGTTTTGACAGTCGCGAGCAACTGAAAAAAGTCCCGCGTTTAGGCCCGAAAGCCTTTGAACAATGCGCCGGGTTTATGCGTATCGCTGCAGGCAACAATCCGTTAGATGCATCGGGTGTACATCCGGAAGCCTATCCTGTGGTGGAAAAAATTCTGCAAGCAACGGAACAATCGATTCAGGATTTAATGGGCAATGCAGGCTTAGTGCGCCAGCTTGATGCAAAACAGTTTACCGATGAGCAATTTGGTTTACCGACTGTTCAGGATATTTTCAAAGAATTGGAAAAACCGGGACGTGACCCGCGCGGTGAATTTAAAACCGCAACCTTTGCTGAGGGCGTGGAAGAAATCACAGATTTGAAAGCCGGCATGATCTTAGAAGGTACGGTAACCAACGTGACTAATTTTGGTGCCTTTGTGGATATTGGTGTACATCAAGACGGCTTGGTTCATATTTCTTCCATCAGCGATAAATTTGTGGAAGATCCGCATAAAGTGGTGAAAACCGGCGATGTCGTGAAAGTGAAAGTATTGGAAGTGGATGTGGCGCGTCGTCGTATTGCATTAACTATGCGTTTAGATGAAAGTGCGGTGAAAAATGATGGCAAATCTGACCGCACTTTATCCGCAAAATCGCGTTCTGATAATGCTCGTCAAGACCGTAACAATTCGCGAGCAAATAATGCAATGGGCAATGCTTTTGCGGATGCGCTGAAGAATTGGAAGAAGTAA
- a CDS encoding DUF2301 domain-containing membrane protein, whose translation MADPHIKSPMDGWDYATVIIYRLGFVLAVPMLFMLPWYPATAHVGLLIAATLCAACVHLYMKNFRYIFQFAMWVGLLCQVLEFPQLALGAAFLVLGGLSYKEYFCFRVFALNLQPIFFAVLWFALLFNITWLSTLLCFVTGILILLLSIQKWRMPLHFDIGDKTKYQV comes from the coding sequence ATGGCTGATCCACATATTAAATCGCCTATGGATGGTTGGGATTACGCAACCGTAATCATTTATCGCTTGGGCTTCGTTCTTGCTGTTCCAATGTTGTTTATGCTGCCTTGGTATCCCGCAACCGCACACGTTGGTTTGCTTATCGCAGCGACCTTATGTGCCGCTTGCGTGCATTTATATATGAAAAACTTCCGTTATATTTTTCAATTTGCCATGTGGGTGGGCTTGCTCTGCCAAGTGTTAGAGTTTCCGCAACTAGCGCTGGGCGCAGCATTTTTGGTGCTCGGCGGATTAAGTTATAAAGAATATTTTTGCTTCCGTGTCTTTGCCTTAAATCTACAACCGATATTTTTTGCGGTGTTATGGTTTGCCTTATTATTCAATATCACTTGGTTAAGCACTTTATTATGCTTTGTGACCGGTATTCTCATTTTGCTATTAAGCATTCAAAAATGGCGCATGCCGTTGCATTTTGACATTGGCGATAAAACGAAATATCAGGTGTAA
- the lpxH gene encoding UDP-2,3-diacylglucosamine diphosphatase codes for MQKTYFIADLHLSENRPHLFALFRQFMQEQAPEAEKLYILGDLFDFWIGDDEQSDLISEVQQLIRHLTEQGVPCYFQHGNRDFLIGKKFAKACGLTLLPTYQVIDLYGTPTLLCHGDTLCVDDVKYQQYRKKVHQKWRQWLFLHLPLKVRLKIAEKIRAKSRQDKQLKSTEIMDVNAVFVQQMFVQFHVTQMIHGHTHRQKHHEIPPHFHRIVLGDWGETASLLEVTPHSIEFINDTLRRKNG; via the coding sequence ATGCAAAAAACCTATTTTATTGCGGATTTACATCTCTCCGAAAATCGACCGCACTTATTCGCCCTGTTTCGTCAATTTATGCAAGAACAAGCGCCAGAAGCAGAAAAACTCTATATTTTGGGCGATTTATTTGATTTTTGGATTGGCGATGATGAACAATCCGATCTCATCAGCGAAGTGCAACAGCTCATCAGACATCTGACAGAACAAGGCGTGCCATGCTATTTCCAGCATGGTAACCGGGATTTTTTGATTGGTAAAAAATTTGCCAAGGCGTGCGGGCTGACGTTACTGCCAACTTATCAAGTCATTGATTTATACGGCACCCCCACCCTTTTATGTCACGGCGACACCCTTTGCGTAGACGATGTGAAATATCAACAATATCGCAAAAAAGTTCATCAAAAATGGCGCCAGTGGCTGTTCTTACATTTACCGTTAAAAGTGCGGTTAAAAATTGCAGAGAAAATTCGCGCGAAAAGCCGCCAAGATAAACAATTAAAATCGACGGAAATCATGGATGTGAATGCCGTTTTTGTGCAGCAAATGTTTGTGCAATTTCATGTAACGCAAATGATTCACGGACATACGCACCGTCAAAAACACCATGAAATTCCACCGCACTTTCATCGTATCGTGCTGGGTGATTGGGGAGAAACCGCTTCCCTTTTAGAAGTCACGCCCCATTCAATCGAATTTATTAATGATACGTTAAGGAGAAAAAATGGCTGA
- a CDS encoding 1-acylglycerol-3-phosphate O-acyltransferase: protein MLKIARIFIIVICCILICILGTLYSFIRFRNPSNVGIFARWFGRLHPLFGLKVEHRFPANADKVGRCIYIGNHQNNYDMVTISYMVMPRTVSVGKKSLIWVPFFGILYWATGNIFLDRDNRSKAHNTMSELARRINEDNLSIWMFPEGTRSRGRGLLPFKTGAFHAAIAAGVPIVPVVCSTTHNKIDLNRWDNGTVICEMLEPIDVSGYSRENVRELAEYCHDVMQNRIAELDREIAQKAIEQKNENKQA from the coding sequence ATGCTAAAAATCGCCAGAATTTTCATCATTGTGATTTGTTGTATTCTGATTTGTATCCTGGGTACGCTTTATTCCTTCATTCGTTTCCGTAATCCGAGTAATGTGGGCATTTTTGCCCGTTGGTTTGGACGGTTACATCCACTCTTTGGGCTGAAAGTGGAACATCGTTTCCCGGCGAATGCCGATAAAGTGGGTCGTTGTATTTATATCGGCAACCATCAAAATAACTACGATATGGTAACCATTTCTTACATGGTCATGCCTCGTACAGTGAGCGTCGGCAAGAAGAGTCTGATTTGGGTGCCGTTTTTCGGGATTTTATATTGGGCAACGGGCAATATTTTTCTCGATCGTGATAACCGTTCTAAAGCGCATAACACCATGTCGGAATTAGCGCGTCGTATTAATGAAGATAATCTGTCCATTTGGATGTTCCCGGAAGGAACACGCAGTCGCGGACGCGGGTTATTGCCGTTCAAAACCGGAGCATTCCACGCTGCGATTGCCGCCGGCGTACCCATTGTGCCGGTCGTTTGCTCGACAACCCATAATAAAATCGATTTAAACCGTTGGGATAATGGCACGGTGATTTGTGAAATGCTGGAACCTATTGATGTGTCCGGCTACAGCCGTGAAAATGTGCGCGAATTAGCGGAATATTGTCATGATGTGATGCAAAATCGCATTGCGGAATTGGATCGTGAAATCGCACAAAAAGCCATTGAACAGAAAAACGAGAATAAGCAGGCCTAA
- a CDS encoding multicopper oxidase domain-containing protein, with protein sequence MKHCSRRQLLKTTLFSTALFSVPVPLLAATRPALTIPPLFEARRGKPIFLNMQNTQAPLLSGKRTEVWGFNGSYLGPTIKIKKDDFAKLNWKNNLPQFVAMNIQGLQASSELLGGIAKNLQKGETWSPIIPITQAPSTCWYHACTLASSAYQTYRGLVGLWIIEDKESLKLGLPQKYGVDDIPLILQDMQLNGEGAQLFQQNQGSFVGERLFVNGQEAPYLTVPRGLVRLRLLNASLSRTYELRFDDEREFTLIAQDLGFLPQGQKRNVVTLAPSERVEILVDLNDGENVSLITGKKRGILDNISHFFGSDGELIDNRILELRPEGLAGAFEKKEQTWQFNTDAPSLLSANVQQERTFYLDTNNATINQKRFDPRRLDVSATLGSVERWHLSASSPVGFNVVGAKFIVESVNDKPLAQNEIGWKDSVLINGNLSLLVKFENTSSNNYPFTFGASDLMLADKGCMGLMLVQ encoded by the coding sequence ATGAAACATTGCTCCCGTCGTCAGCTGTTGAAAACAACCTTATTTTCCACCGCACTTTTTAGTGTACCGGTGCCCTTGCTGGCGGCAACACGCCCGGCATTGACAATTCCGCCGCTGTTTGAGGCACGGCGAGGCAAGCCAATTTTTCTGAATATGCAAAATACCCAAGCACCGCTATTGTCCGGAAAACGCACGGAAGTCTGGGGCTTTAACGGCAGTTATTTAGGGCCAACCATTAAAATTAAGAAAGACGATTTTGCCAAACTGAATTGGAAAAATAATTTACCGCAATTTGTCGCGATGAATATCCAAGGTTTGCAAGCCTCGAGCGAGTTGCTCGGTGGCATTGCGAAAAACTTACAAAAAGGCGAAACCTGGTCACCGATCATTCCCATTACGCAAGCGCCGTCCACCTGTTGGTATCATGCCTGCACCCTTGCCAGCTCAGCGTATCAAACGTATCGTGGGTTAGTTGGATTATGGATTATCGAAGATAAAGAAAGTTTGAAATTGGGATTGCCACAAAAATATGGTGTGGACGACATTCCGTTGATTCTCCAAGATATGCAACTGAACGGTGAGGGCGCGCAACTCTTCCAACAAAATCAAGGCAGTTTTGTCGGTGAGCGTTTGTTTGTTAATGGTCAAGAAGCGCCTTATCTCACGGTACCACGCGGCTTAGTGCGCCTACGTCTCCTTAACGCCTCGCTTTCCCGCACCTATGAATTACGTTTTGATGACGAGCGGGAATTTACGCTCATTGCACAAGATCTCGGTTTCTTGCCGCAAGGTCAAAAACGCAATGTCGTTACACTCGCGCCAAGTGAGCGTGTGGAAATTTTGGTGGACTTAAATGACGGTGAAAATGTGAGTCTCATTACCGGTAAAAAACGCGGTATTTTAGATAACATCAGTCATTTCTTTGGTTCTGACGGTGAGTTAATTGATAATCGCATTTTAGAACTGCGTCCGGAAGGCCTTGCCGGCGCCTTTGAGAAAAAAGAACAGACTTGGCAATTTAACACGGATGCGCCGAGTTTGCTGTCGGCTAACGTTCAACAAGAACGCACGTTTTATCTGGATACCAACAATGCCACCATAAACCAAAAACGCTTTGATCCGCGCCGCTTGGATGTTTCCGCAACACTCGGTAGCGTAGAACGCTGGCACCTCAGTGCCTCCTCTCCGGTCGGTTTTAATGTGGTCGGCGCAAAATTTATTGTCGAATCTGTGAATGACAAGCCGTTAGCACAAAACGAAATCGGCTGGAAAGATAGCGTACTCATCAATGGAAACCTGTCTCTTTTAGTGAAATTTGAAAATACGTCCTCCAATAATTATCCGTTCACGTTTGGTGCGTCTGATTTAATGTTGGCAGACAAAGGCTGTATGGGATTGATGTTGGTGCAGTAG
- a CDS encoding Slam-dependent surface lipoprotein: MKNAIVKFSLTALAAFTLAACGSSGGSSDNTAAPSNEQKTQATPSKTNLPTQNSTKANQTVTGSAFVISEQDNKVQVKNVKFNNANINQLEVDGQTITLTYPGIYAGSWQRINNTAVCCGKYANVRMGVSLSKGPTEKDILFYNGAPTQNMPVTGLASYKGDSIISSDDISDDSDAVAGQSSFDVDFGAKTLSGSITANNVPTINISANISGNSFEGTAKSTKLTDGAVEGKFYGNNAVELGGLAKANDNSWGAGFVGKKQ, encoded by the coding sequence ATGAAGAACGCTATTGTAAAATTCAGTTTAACGGCATTAGCCGCATTCACGTTAGCTGCTTGTGGGAGCAGTGGTGGTAGCAGTGATAATACTGCTGCACCAAGCAATGAACAAAAAACACAGGCAACGCCATCTAAAACCAATTTGCCAACACAAAATTCAACTAAGGCAAATCAAACCGTTACAGGTTCAGCTTTTGTTATCTCTGAACAAGATAACAAGGTTCAAGTCAAAAATGTTAAATTCAATAACGCAAATATAAATCAATTAGAGGTTGATGGCCAAACGATTACACTTACTTACCCTGGCATTTACGCAGGTAGCTGGCAACGTATAAATAATACAGCCGTATGTTGTGGTAAGTATGCCAATGTCCGTATGGGCGTATCTTTAAGCAAGGGTCCGACTGAGAAAGATATTCTGTTCTATAATGGTGCTCCAACCCAAAATATGCCTGTAACCGGTTTGGCGTCGTATAAAGGCGATAGTATTATTTCGTCAGATGATATTAGCGATGATTCTGATGCGGTAGCCGGTCAATCTTCTTTTGATGTTGATTTTGGTGCGAAGACGCTAAGCGGTTCTATTACAGCCAACAATGTACCAACCATTAATATTAGTGCGAATATTTCCGGTAATAGCTTTGAGGGCACGGCTAAATCGACAAAATTGACTGATGGCGCAGTTGAAGGTAAGTTTTATGGCAATAATGCGGTAGAATTAGGCGGCTTGGCAAAAGCAAATGATAATTCATGGGGCGCCGGTTTTGTTGGTAAGAAACAGTAA